From the Zonotrichia albicollis isolate bZonAlb1 chromosome Z, bZonAlb1.hap1, whole genome shotgun sequence genome, one window contains:
- the LPL gene encoding lipoprotein lipase codes for MFAYLFIYLHIAQDIRAGGRGVRGAGRSAGWRRTSVLVIVSFQRKKKTYLLTDFLIFNFFFFSRRNFRARGGGEMWRKALLAAVCLCLRWGTALGEEGENNFEGIESKFSLRTPAEPDEDVCYLVPGQVNSLAQCHFNHTSKTFVVIHGWTVTGMYESWVPKLVDALYKREPDSNVIVVDWLDRAQQHYPVSAAYTRLVGKDVAMFIDWMEEQFNYPLTNLHLLGYSLGAHAAGIAGNLTKKKVNRITGLDPAGPTFEYADELTRLSPDDAEFVDVLHTYTRGSPDRSIGIQKPVGHIDIYPNGGGFQPGCNLGEALRLIAEKGLGDVDQLVKCSHERSIHLFIDSLLNEEKPSMAYRCNTKEAFEKGLCLSCRKNRCNNLGYKVNRVRTKRNTKMYLKTRAQMPYKVFHYQVKIHFFAKTNMTKTNQPFLISLYGTLDKSENIAFTLPEISSNKTFSFLIYTEVDIGDLFMVKLQWEKDTFFSWSDWWTPFSFDIQRIRMKSGETQKKVVFCSRDGTSHLSKGEEAAIFVKCSQQPVSRKRGGTKRASKENSAHESA; via the exons ATGTttgcatatttatttatatatttgcatATTGCCCAGGACATAAGGGCGGGCGGGCGCGGCGTTCGTGGTGCTGGGCGCTCCGCGGGCTGGCGCCGCACTTCTGTTTTAGTTATCGTaagttttcagagaaaaaaaaaaacttacttACTTActgactttttaatttttaatttttttttcttttcgcGCCGAAACTTTCGTGCCCGCGGAGGAGGCGAGATGTGGAGGAAGGCGTTGCTGGCCGCCGTGTGCCTCTGCCTGCGCTGGGGCACTGCTCTCGGCG AGGAAGGCGAAAACAATTTTGAGGGAATCGAGAGCAAGTTTTCCTTACGGACGCCTGCAGAGCCCGATGAGGATGTCTGCTACCTGGTTCCTGGGCAGGTGAacagcctggcacagtgccACTTCAATCATACCAGTAAAACCTTTGTGGTGATCCATGGGTGGACG GTGACAGGGATGTATGAAAGTTGGGTCCCAAAGCTGGTGGATGCTCTGTACAAGAGGGAGCCTGACTCAAACGTCATTGTGGTGGACTGGCTAGACCGAGCTCAGCAGCACTACCCGGTGTCGGCTGCCTACACCAGGCTGGTGGGAAAGGATGTTGCTATGTTTATTGACTGGATGGAG GAGCAATTTAATTATCCTCTCACCAATCTCCACTTGCTGGGGTACAGTCTAGGTGCCCATGCTGCTGGGATTGCTGGGAATCTGACCAAAAAGAAGGTGAACAGAATTACTG GGCTGGATCCTGCCGGTCCTACCTTTGAGTATGCTGATGAACTCACTCGCCTCTCCCCGGATGATGCTGAGTTTGTGGATGTCCTACACACCTACACCCGAGGCTCTCCAGACCGCAGCATTGGGATCCAGAAGCCTGTTGGACACATTGATATTTATCCCAACGGTGGAGGTTTCCAGCCGGGCTGCAATTTGGGAGAAGCACTGCGTCTGATTGCTGAGAAAGGGCTCGGAG ATGTGGATCAGCTGGTGAAATGCTCCCATGAACGATCCATCCACCTCTTCATCGACTCTCTCCTCAATGAAGAAAAGCCAAGCATGGCCTACCGCTGCAACACAAAGGAGGCCTTTGAGAAGGGCCTCTGCCTGAGCTGCCGCAAGAACCGCTGCAACAACTTGGGTTACAAGGTCAACAGAGTGAGAACAAAGAGGAACACTAAAATGTATCTGAAAACCCGTGCTCAGATGCCCTATAAAG TCTTTCATTATCAGGTCAAGATTCATTTCTTTGCAAAGACTAACATGACCAAGACAAACCAGCCATTCCTGATCTCTCTCTATGGCACTCTAGACAAGAGTGAGAACATTGCTTTCACACT GCCTGAAATCTCCTCAAACAAGACCTTCTCCTTCCTGATTTACACAGAAGTGGATATTGGAGATCTGTTTATGGTGAAGCTGCAGTGGGAAAAAGACACCTTCTTTAGCTGGTCTGATTGGTGGACTCCCTTTTCATTTGACATCCAGAGAATCAGAATGAAGTCAGGGGAAACTCAGAAAAA AGTGGTGTTCTGTTCTCGAGATGGCACCTCACATCTCAGTAAGGGAGAAGAGGCAGCAATATTTGTGAAATGCTCCCAGCAGCCCGTCAGCAGGAAGAGAGGAGG tACCAAGAGAGCCTCGAAAGAAAATTCTGCTCATGAATCTGCTTAA